The following proteins are co-located in the Castanea sativa cultivar Marrone di Chiusa Pesio chromosome 8, ASM4071231v1 genome:
- the LOC142608018 gene encoding protein disulfide-isomerase 5-1, whose amino-acid sequence MKTKSTSAIHLSFIILILLLLGLTIHSTAEVITLTVDTFSDKVKEKDTAWFVKFCVPWCKHCKNLGTLWDDLGKAVEGEDEIEIGEVDCGLSKAVCSKVDIHSYPTFKLFYEGEEVTRYRGPRDVESLKKFVIEEAEQAAAKAQLGSDKEL is encoded by the exons ATGAAAACGAAATCTACTTCAGCGATTCACCTTtcatttattattcttattcttcttctattGGGTCTGACAATTCACTCTACCGCCGAAGTCATAACCCTAACCGTTGACACCTTCTCCGACAAG GTGAAGGAGAAGGACACGGCGTGGTTTGTGAAATTCTGTGTTCCGTGGTGTAAACATTG TAAGAACTTGGGGACGTTGTGGGATGACCTTGGGAAGGCGGTGGAAGGAGAGGATGAGATAGAGATTGGAGAGGTTGATTGCGGTTTGAGTAAAGCGGTGTGTTCCAAAGTTGATATTCATTCGTATCCCACATTTAAGCTCTTTTATGAAGGAGAAGAAGTTACTAGATATCGAG GACCAAGGGACGTCGAAtcacttaaaaaatttgttatagaAGAAGCTGAACAGGCTGCAGCAAAAGCACAACTTGGCAGTGATAAAGAATTGTGA